ATACTCTGCGTTAATTTGCCGTTTTATCGGTACTCAGCTACCTCTTGAACGATCTTTCGAATGCCTCGGCCCTCAGGACGGCAGGATATCCAACTCGAGCACGCTTTGAGTGTTGGTCGACGCTCGATCGTCGCTCTGATGCACCAGGACGTCCTTGAAGTCTCTCAGCTTCTGTGGCTGAAGGGTCGTGTTGGGGTTTCTGGGAAGCGTGGCGATGGGGTTGGTGTTGTGATTCATGTAGGGCTTCTCGTAACGATTGATGCCGTTCTCTGATTCCGAGTTGTGCCTTCGTTTCACGGTTGGCTCCGCGTTCAATTGCCTTGGCGACGAGTCCTTGTCCTCGAAGCACGGTACCGTTTGCATCGACACCGTGTTCCGGCAGTCGTCGAAGAGGGATCGCGGATTGAGGGTGACCTCGCGGGCGGAGCCGAAATGCTTGAAGCTGGCGCAGACCGGCGATGAGCTGTTCATAAAGCTGGTATCGGCGGGAAGGCACGGCTCGGTGATCCGTTTTTCGATCTTGATCTCGGTGACGTTCTGCCGGATCAGTACATTCGGCGCGGTTTCCGGTAGCGGTTCCTGGGAGATCGGCGGCCACTTGAGATCGCGCGCCATATCGCGCTCGATCGCCAGGAACTTTCGCCGCGATTTATCTACGTCGTGCCAACGGTAGCGCAGCTTGCCGAACACAAGGTACTCCACGAAGAGATACTCGACTAGTATCGCGATCACAAAATTCGCCGCGCCGTAACCGACCAGAATGAAGCGGAATCCCACATCGTCAGGCAGCACGAGCTCAAATATATTGACCAGCCACGTGAAGGGACACACCGCAAGGTAGATGGAGAAAAGACTTAGGAAAACGAAGGAAGTGAGTAGACCATAGTTGGTGAAGAGTGACTTTCTGTACGGCGGTCCTTTGGAGAACGCCACGGCCAGAATGATGTACTGCATGGAACTGACGATGAAGATCGTATAATTCTCTAAACAACCTACGTCATCCTTGTCCTCGCTTGCGGTCACGTTGAATGGCATAAACCATGGCATCTGCTGTAGATGCCAGAAGCTCGTGTACTGGAAGATCGCGACGATCAAAAGCTGGGTGATGAGACTGAGTATCGGTGACGTGCTGATAAGGCTGTTAAGCGGCGCCATTTTCACCAACGGGCCCTCGTAAGCCTTGGTGCGGCCAAAGAAGAAAGCGAATAATGAGATGATAAAGAGATCGATATACAAGAACTCGAAATCTGTTAGATTGGACTCGATGCTGTAGAGGAGCATCACCGAGATGAATTGTGTGAGCGAATAGCCTGCCATGTATTTGAAGATGCCAAAGGATGTTACCAGCGCGGCACGACCCTCGCGTATCACCGTCAGAACGCAGGAAATGTTGGTCTCACGGCTGGTAAAGGGCGAGGCGACGGAAGATTCCGTATCCGACAAGGAGAGTCCAGTATGCGCCGCTTTTAACGCGCCGCAATCATTAGCTCCGTCTCCGACCATGGCtatagaaagataaaaagtatTCTGTCAGATTGATTAAACACGATTgatcgtatttatttattacttcatTAAaggtatgttatatttttttaaacaatgtttACACTTACCAACGTAGTAGCCTAAGGATTGTAATTCCTGAACCAGTTGTTGTTTCTGATCAGGCGACATTCTCGCGAATATGGCACCACGTGTGACCACCTTGGGTATCAATTCCGGATAGTACTGCCTTATCAAAGCCCAAGTTTTCCCCGTCAACGCAAACACGTACTTGTTCTTAGAATATTGTACTCTGCAATCAGACattatcagatatatatttatatataaaaaatgtgtataatgatatatatatatatatatatataaaatatgtattaatatataatatatatgtatatttctaaattaaaaaaaaattaacacggTTTCTCatgaaatgcaattttatattttgttgtatacaaaataaattatctttttattctaataaaactaATCGTGatctaaaaaaagagagatactcACTCGTCCGAGAGATAGTTTATATCATTCTCCAGCTTAGTGTTGCCAAAAGAGCCACTCTCGACGGTTTCCAAGCTAACCACGCTGTTTAAATCAGTCATTTCGCTAAGATCGGCCTGGCCGTTCGGCGAAACCGGTGGTGGTTGACTGTCGCTCTTCGTGAAGTAAATTTGTGGCTTTAACAGATTCTGCTGGATCATCGAGACAGCGATAACCGGCGTATTCGGCTTCACCATATCGCAATCCCTGGCTACTGAAAGGGCGGTCAATATATTGTCGCCCGTTACCATTACCGTTTTGATACAGGCAGTATTCAGCTCGGCGATCACCGGCGAGGTTTCCGGTTTTAGTCGGTTCTCCATAATTATAAGCGCCAGGAAAGTTAAATCGACTTCGGCGGCCTCGCGACTTATACGTTGCACCTTGGCATACGGAAGACGGTTCAGAGACTTGTGCGCGATGGCAATCACTCGATAACCTTCGGATGTGTACTCCTGCAAAACAGCCGCAAAATCCGGAGgtactgcaaaaaaaaaagaacgaagaaagatattatttatcgcatgattaaaatatatagaataaagaaaaattaatcatgaaGACTCACTAGATTCTGGTCTCGAGAGACTATGGATCATCTCCGGACTGCCCTTGCAATAAAGATCGTAATGATTAGCGCCCAGTGTCCTCGTAATTACACTCATTCTCTGAAGACTCGATGTGAAGGGAAACTGCCGAACGATGCCCACCTCCAATCCTTGCTCGGCAAGTTCAGTCGTGGAATCACCGAATCCAGCGTCGTTATTAAGGGATATAGCGTCAATTACATCGGAAGACATAGAGTTTTGTCGACTGAGTCTACCGGCCAGATCGCTGGGCAATCTTTTGAGAAGCTTGGAGTCCTTCCCCGGCTTGACAATCGTCGGGAAAAGCATGGAGAATTTGGATGTGTCGGATACATCGGGCTCCTCCAGCGTCCATCCGGTGGATTCAAACATTTTCAGATCGAGCGGGTCTCCTACCAGCTGGTTATCGATTATGGTGATTCCGTGACACGTAACCATCCCGATAAGAACCTCGGACAACGGCAGACTAGCAATGTCCTTAACCGGCAACTGGAACTTTCTGTCCGAAACGATCACCAAGCCCCACATATCCAGACCGTCCTCGGTCAACGTTCCAGTTTTGTCGAAGCAAATGCAATCGATGGAACCGGATACGTTGATCGTTCTCGGACTCGTGCAgtatatctttttactttcCAACCTACGTTGCGCCACGAGACGCCCGACTGTCATGGCAGCTGGCAACGCCGGCGGCACCACGATGGTGATGAGATCCAACGCTTCCAGAGCGATGTGGCTGCTATGAACACCTCTCATAGCTTTCGTTACAATAGTATAAATAACGCCGAAACTAGCTATGCACGCCAACAATATCACAAACTTGTACGAGTCCTGCTCGAACTTGAAATCTACGGGCGGAGGATACATAATGGACCGCACCAGGCCGCCCTTGCTGGTGTTGAAACCTGTTCTGATAACCACCGCCAATACCTAATGACACAAAACACACgcgatgtttaaataattatataaatttataaaaataagaaaaaaagatacctTCAAGTTAACGTAAATGCCAAAAAGCTAACGTACTTTTTCGCTGCCATAATATCTTGTTTGAATAATTCTGGTTCCGCAGAAGAGTGTATGCCTGGCGTGTTCTTTGGTATCGTATATCACATCGTTGGAGGAAGGAACTGGTGTCTTCGTGACGGGCACGGATTCTCCTGTCAACATAGACTCGTTGAGAATACAGTTGCCTGTTAGCAAGACGGCATCGCATGGCATCAGGCATCCGTGAGAGGGGATGACCAGGAGGTCACCGGGTACTAAACGTTCGGCAGGCACCGTCGCCGTTTGGCCCGTCGTGCGGTCACGCATGACGGTAGCGACGTCGGACGAATGCACCGTCGAACGTAAACTTTGCTGATTCTGAGAAAAGTgagtttattttacattatcgtcatcgtcgttaGAGATTGAGGCCTAAAAACGTTAGCTTATAAAATGAGCAAGAACTTAAAGAACGATGACTCACCCGTCGTGTCTGGAAAACTGCCATTATGATGCCGGCGCTTGACATCACGAGAATGACCATGGCATAGTAATAATAGTCGTCCGCGATCCACAGACAAAAGCTGAACAGTTGGAAGGCGTAAAACGGATTAAGCACTTCGAGGCAGAGTAGCGTGAATATGCTCTTCACGGGAATCACAATCTCGTTATTGCCGTAGACATTACGCCTATCAAAATTAATCGCCCAATTAATTGTGCTATTTGTATGCAAATGACTATAATCGATCTGCTCATTATGACGCAATATTCTTGTTAAAAGACTGATTTGATTTTTACCTCATGTACTGTTCCTGAGGATCAAGACCTTGCGCTTGATGTAATGTGGACACCAAAACGTTGGTGTCGAGGCCGCGCAGTTTCAAAAATTCGGATCTTTCTGGGTCCCAGACATAAGTCAACTTTTTACAGTTGAAAGTGGTGATGGATGGCACCTCTGAAAATATCtccgaattaattatatttgaaagatgCATCcgtttgatatataatagttttttggttctcaaattaatttaaaatttatgctcgacataattaaatttttaaaaatataagctttctatttaatttataaatataatttttaataaataaaaatcaatacatatatttcaaggaaagatataaatacagaataaagtatattgataataagatttttcaaaacatttatcttatttGTAATGCAgacaaaattataagtataatttaatccatataatatactttacaaaatttgcataaatctatttctctcttttttttctctcttttaattattgacaTACTGATGATTTACTTACGTTTAAACTGACCGCCACAAAGATGTACGGACAACATCGGATAGGTTTCCTTTTCTTCCTTGATCGTAATTGTACTGCCATCCCACACTTCATCAATCAGAGATTCttcattaaatgatttatttctgtagaataaaataatattttttgtattgcgATTTCGATTGatgattaaattacaaatgtgAAGAATACTACTGACATAACTTCCCGAGCGGTCAAGACTcgcaattttttcacataataacTCGTGTGTTTCCCTTGAAATCTTTCAATCAACAAAACAGTTTCCGCCTCCTCCAGGGGACATTTGAAATGAGTGATCTGAAGCATCAGATGTGGCAcccaatgaaaaacgagtctCAAAAGGCCTCCGGTGATGATGATCAGGAACCAGATAATAATGGTCCATACATGGCTCCGTCTGTAGCTGATAATGAGGGGAGATTAAGCGGGTTACGCACTTGATGAAGGAGATTTCACCTACAATTACGTGACATAACGTGCGAACAACTTACCCATAAATTTCCATCTGGTCTTCCTCGCCGGGATTGACGTAATCCAcgccattttttaaatgtagaaGACCGTTGGCCCTGGTACCTGAAATAACGCCACTAGAATTACAACGAGTTGCCATTCGCGCATCGATCGTCCTACAAACGTTCACGTGTTCACCAATCGCGAATTTTATTAGGCTAATACTTTCTCTCCGCGTTTCGTAAAAATCGCCTTATTAAATCACGGAGTGGGCCCGTACAAAACGTGACATGTATTTTATGACAACGAGGAGCCGAGTGGCCTTTATAGTCTCGATCATGTTAAATTAGAGAAAGCACGAAATAGCAAGGAAATTGTATTAGTCATCTCCAAAGATAGTCACGTGATAAAATAAGAAGACCGAATGGGAGATAGCGTGTTTATTTCATTCAAAGGAATATCAACGATACCGCGAAACCGTGATTGTGTAAACAAGTTCGCTTTTCCTTCCTTGTTTCTTACCCTCCAACAATTCTGTTTTTTGCTCACGCTGCTCACGCTCGTTCGCAATAGTCGCGTTGCGACTACCAAAGACGCTGTAAGCATTTCTGGCGAAGCTCAGGTTTAGCTTGCTCGGCGTGGGCGGCATACTCGcgattgatgaaaaaaattgcgaatcGATCGTAATATGATAGGGAGAAAATCAAACACTGGCAGAGATGAAAACTCCTTTACGTTGCTCGTGcacgtctctttctctctttctttcctcgtCCTTGATTGGTGAGAATTATCAATAGTGCAAGGAGTTTACGGACTTTTTCCTCGACCTTCCTCCCACGCTACCTGTTATCttcactatatattatttcttcactacatattattttaagctgTAGCCTTAATGcctaaagaattattattgtctaTGTGACCAACTCGTCGAGGTTGCTTCGAATCGCTGGATACGCCACAGAGTTTCGTCTACGTGACCGAGAGTTCAGCCGGGACGTAGTGACACGAagggaaagaagaagaaggagaatAGGATTGCCGAAGATGATCGGTGTGTCGAGATGCGATGGGAATCGCTCAAACGATTTGTGCTCTTGGGGACGTTAACCCCGTCTGCTACCGACACCGATTACCCGCCATTTCGGGGTCCCTCTTCAAGGTTCTCGCGACTGGTCTCGGTGGCGCGTTCTCCGGCATCTGGCCGGCATCGAGCTGACACAAGCGacgcgacgacgatgacgtaGGCGTTACCCTACGGATCTCGAGGGCGATTACGATCGTCGGAGGAGCGACAGGTGAAGGAGGTTGCTGATGAGCGAGTGACGGTAGCTGGTGCTATCGCTTCGGACCTGCCCTCGGCTTCCTTGATTCGTGTCAGTCTCCGGGATCGGTGAGCTTCCGCCAGCCGATGCGTGGCGTGATCGCCGCCCGTTCACCTTCGCTCATACCGCGTTTCAGGCACACCAGGTCCGAATCCGCCCCCCCGCCTGCGGTGCCGCCACGTAGCAGCCGCGGCTGCTGCGGTGCTAATGCTAGATCGCGATAACGGCACACCGTCCCTCTCCTCTTCGTCCCACCTTTGGAGCCCGAGGACAACGATGATCCGGGATCCGTGCGACCGCAAGCGGCCGCTAAGCTAGCTCCTGTCGCCTCTCTTGTGTACTCGTGCCTCCCTTGTGCTGCTCCTTGGCGCGATCGCAAATACATTACGGGTTATAGAAGTATCCGGGGTTGCCGTCGGGGTATCTCGATCGGCAGAAGGGTCAGTAAGTTCTTTCACACGCGCACTGTTTTGTCCGGCTTTCTCCCCTTGAAAAGCCCAAGAGTTCGTTCTTATCGTAGAGACAAAATTACCGAGTACGATCGATCCGAACGAACGAATCGCGAGTTTTTCTCCCGATCTAATCGATCGATACGAGGAAGAAGTTACACCAGAGTTACGGCAGAGAGTGCTCTTCCACGAATCTAAAAATACGCTAACGATTACGTCAACGGCGACGTCTTTAAAGATAAGCGACTCGCGTAGAGAGATACTCCTCTATGCGGAAAAAAGCGCCGACACAAATCTTACACTTATATGCGAACGCACGATCGTCCTCGCGGAAAAAACGATGAACAATTTTTCGCCTCGTTGCGCAATCCTTTCAGATGATCCGTTTAAACTCTTCACCCTCCTCGGGACTTCTAAGTACAGAGAACACGGTGCGATAGTTTGTGTCTAGCATCTTACTCATAGTGCCGGTACACGTTATCGCTGACGCGTGGTAGTGTGCCCAGGTTCCTATCACCCGCAAATTAGGAAACGGAAAAGAAAAAGCCACTCTCCTGCGAGAAGTCACTTTGCGCGCCGATGTTTCCTCGACGTGGCGCTCATCCGTGGAGCGGTGTTCACTGCCGCAAGCAGATCCGAATGCAATCGCCTCGAAGAAGGCTCGTTTTTCCCAGAACCTGCCACGTTCTTTCACTAGTGAGCTGCTGGCAGATTCAATTCGCAATAATGTGCTCGCACTAAGATGGCGGCGTTGCGCAGTCGTTTCGGAGTTTAGCTCCGGAAATGCTGATCTTCGGCTGGGATGGAGCCGGCTGCTGCGACGGATACCTCTGTGAGACTTGATCGACGACGTCACTCGGTTGATCGACGAGCGAGGAACCGAGGGATTCTaccgataaattatttttcaccaACGAAACGCGCGAGTTGAGAAGCCCGGGTTTTAGCTGCTCCGATTTGCGACCAGCCTCTGAACGCGAGTGAATCGAATATATCGCCTGGTACGACCGACCGAGAAAAAGACTTGCGCCCTGAGTCGTAGCGAACTCGGTCGCAGGGACGTGCCTAAATAGGGTCTCTTGCAAATATGTCAGTTGAACGAAATTCAACGCTCTGTCAGCGGCTGCTAAGTATTGACTCTACTTTGCGTATTGCCATTTCTTTATCGTGGACGGGGCGGTGATTCACAGTGTATTAAGAGCTCTAGATAAGGTTTTATCTAACACTCTGTTTGTTtccgtaaaattaaattagcgcCGTCGAATTACGGACTGAAATTACTGTTGTACATGAAATATGTCGTATCatcatgcaatattttttcatcattcaaCATAAGttatcgtttaataaatatcgattacaGCTTACGTTTGACGTGTTTATCACAGTTTTATCTCTATAAAACGTTAATCGTTTAAAACATATTCTTTCAGTAGAATATTTATCGTGACATAAATTCCATGATACGTCATCCGGCTGGAATGACTTTAGCTCggtatgtttcttttttattattattccgttATCTAATTAACTCTTAATTGGAATGATAAGAgcatagtataataaaaattattgcgtaAAGATAATCCTCGATCGATccaaatctattaatatttatgtttcctCCGAAAAACATAGCTGGATGGAAGCACGTGTCGTATTTCCTTCACGCGATTTTTCTCCGTATATCCGCACCTGGAATTTCCCCTACCAGACAAGTTGCTCAACTTATAACGATGACGAGCGTCAAACATTCCCGTCGATGTCGACCATGACTCATTTTTCGCGAGCGCCAGCGCAACCAAGTCGTCATCCCCTCTAATCGCAATTCTGTTCCATCAATCGCTTCTCCATCATATAATTCGGCTTCCGGTTGCAAATATTAGCTTTTATATGTCCATATATCGCCGCTGGCCCTGACCACTATTTACTTTCTCGATCCGACTCTGTCTCCTCTGTCTTGCGCGGCATTGTTATTTCCCCCGTCTCCCCTCACGTCCCACGAAGTTCCTCGAAATATCGAACGAGCAGACTCTCGTGGCTTATGCCTCGTTCTAGCTAACTCATTATTATCTTGACAACACGTGCTCGAAATATCGTGCGTATGAAAAGCTTCACACTTTGACCGAGCCGCTATAAGCCATTtcgaaataacttttattgaaAGCTGATTAATTGACGCGAGAATCTTGATTTAATAAAGTGTTTGATTAATaaggtttttaaaattttttgaatttttatctttaacgttttctatatttagaaatatttttattcttaacatttataaacatCTTAATGTCAAGCTGTCAATGATTAACGTAACTGTCGACCGTAAACGTTGCAAGTAAAAAATGTCTAATAACTCTTCAATGCGCATCGTGACCAACTGATTTCGTTTGCAAGCGAATGAGTCTTTTCAGATAAACAGATAAGGTTGCGTGAGCATTTATCCGCAGAAACTAAGATATTGCGAACTCTCGGCGCGATAAAAATCCAGCGCCGTATTTCATCGTTTATCTACAAGCAGAATCATCTTTTGTTGCTAATTATACTTTCGCGGTAATTACAATCGGAGGCATTTGGAATTCTTGGATATAAACTCActattaaacaataatcagATGAACCTGCGGTCTTTATCGCAAAGCGATAAGATCGATTGATTCATAAATCgctgataaaaataagagaaagcaaaaagatattttcgcaaaaaaatttctcaggACAGGTTTATCTTTatctagaaattataaaatccacGCGccgctttaattaaaatattaaatagaattaaaagataGTCGACGATGAAATAACGCCGAGACAACGTTAATAGCAATTgagcaatattaattttgtctaaACGATCTTGAATGATCCATAGGTCGAGGACAATGTCGCTCGACTTAAATTTGCCGTACAATTGAACAATtcgatagaattaaatataaacgcgacggttatttttaaacttgcaaatataaacagtataacataaattttgtcaGCACGATATCGATATCATCAAGTATCTAATTAGAgagaatatcaattatttaattacgaataatgcattattagaaatatattattaaatatttaaaagatttcgcGGGCATcgcaaatctatttttttatcgatacgtGTTTAAATTATCAGCAAACAGCTTTACATTTACTTAATAAATCCCGCTCGGTTGCGCGCCATAATCAAGTCTGAAATGTCAAATAGAATCTCCAGTTATGTAATGTCACAAGTGCTTTTGATGACTGATATGTACACGTCGCACGCACGTATCTTGCGCGTCTATAATCATTACTTTAATTgcaccttttttttatttttaaatcaagaaaaattggCGGCAAgagaatagatttatttatgtaatctctctctttttctctctctatctcaaGTATTATCGTTATGCAAACGACATTATAATTGGTCCACCGTACCTTGAAATATTGTTATgcgataagaatttatattgtcTGTCTTTACTAATGTGAAAACTAATTTTGAAgccaaaatatttgatgagaCTTGCTTaatgtgataattaatattctttaatgacATTTAAAGAGTTTATCTTCTTCTGAGATAATGAATTGCTCGTCAAATATTTGATGGAAACATGCTTActcaaaagaattttatgtttgatttttgcaaattCTTGCAAAAATATGACTCCGATTAGTCGTTAAGAATTATCAAATCTCTTCTttcaaattgttaattatcttttaaagctGCTTTTGAGCACGTTTCGTTATTATCGTTTTAGATAAGCATTGAAGATAAGTAAGTCTTCAAAAAAGCCTTAAGTGAGTCTTCAAAAGGATGTTTAAGAAATTacaattgaatgaaaaatagattatagatGCCTTGCTGTGCATGCATctgtaacacacacacacatgacaCTTTGCTAACAAGcatactttctctctttaatttacACGTTTCAGCTCCGCTTTGGTtacaacattatttatattggacTCGatactaataatttatcggACAAAGTAGTGACATATAGTGATAATTATATGCTTTGAATATTTGCAAAGATGATTGCGACACGAAATTATGtcatgaataattaaacatgttattattcataaataaaaaaaaaaggaataacgAAACAGCAAAAGCGAGAGCAAAATGTGATGAGattaattcttgaaaatatcaaaataatatcaaaaatatcaaaataatattcttgaaaatatcaaaatatgttttagtatttcgtaaatattttgaaactataaattcttttttaggcccaagaaatattttgcccgcaaaattacaaaaatataacagaagTGTAATGGTAAAAATGTTGAAGCACACAAATAAAACAGAGTAATCAGTCTTTCAAAGCGATAATTGCAATGCTGTTAAAGATTCCAGTCATGAGGCCGAAAGACCAATCACCGGACGTGGCTCGACGAGCAAAGCAAACGAAACGGTTCGACAGGAATTACGAGACCAATCTTCGGCGCTATAAATCACATTCGGTTTCACGCTCGAGTAAACGATCGCAAATCCTTACCTTTCATTGTATTCATCTTGATATCGTAAAAAGATCGCCGGCGGATTGATGCGTTCCCTCTCGTAGTCTTTGGCGATGATCTGTTTCTTTGCGAGACGGATATGCGATTCAGTCTTCAAGATCGGGTTGTAACTTTCACCGTGTACCGCGTTTGCGAAACTATTTATGGAATCTGGTGCAGTGGAACTTTAagatcaaagataaaaaaaaaaaattaaaaaggaagCACTAAATTCTTCAAATCACCGATCAAAGTTCAGACAACTCTATGTTGGTGTTCAAGAGACACGCACTTATATTACTTCGTATTTCGAAACGTCACTGTCAAATAAGGTCTTTCTCGGAGTAGCAGAAGGTAgcttaaaattaatcgaaaactCTAAGATTCCCGTGCATCGCGTTGGGACACCCTCAGAGCATCGAGGGGGAGGGCGCGTGTCGCGACCGATCCCTCGCGCACGACGCGATCGCGCGATCGGGAAAGCGACGACGGTGCGACGACGACACGCCAGACGACACTGCGCGCCGATATATAAGCACTCCGCCGATCCGTTTTCTCTTTCCACCAGACGACGTATGTGCC
The genomic region above belongs to Cataglyphis hispanica isolate Lineage 1 chromosome 7, ULB_Chis1_1.0, whole genome shotgun sequence and contains:
- the LOC126850791 gene encoding polyamine-transporting ATPase 13A3 isoform X2; the protein is MNTMKGTRANGLLHLKNGVDYVNPGEEDQMEIYGYRRSHVWTIIIWFLIIITGGLLRLVFHWVPHLMLQITHFKCPLEEAETVLLIERFQGKHTSYYVKKLRVLTAREVINKSFNEESLIDEVWDGSTITIKEEKETYPMLSVHLCGGQFKQVPSITTFNCKKLTYVWDPERSEFLKLRGLDTNVLVSTLHQAQGLDPQEQYMRRNVYGNNEIVIPVKSIFTLLCLEVLNPFYAFQLFSFCLWIADDYYYYAMVILVMSSAGIIMAVFQTRRNQQSLRSTVHSSDVATVMRDRTTGQTATVPAERLVPGDLLVIPSHGCLMPCDAVLLTGNCILNESMLTGESVPVTKTPVPSSNDVIYDTKEHARHTLFCGTRIIQTRYYGSEKVLAVVIRTGFNTSKGGLVRSIMYPPPVDFKFEQDSYKFVILLACIASFGVIYTIVTKAMRGVHSSHIALEALDLITIVVPPALPAAMTVGRLVAQRRLESKKIYCTSPRTINVSGSIDCICFDKTGTLTEDGLDMWGLVIVSDRKFQLPVKDIASLPLSEVLIGMVTCHGITIIDNQLVGDPLDLKMFESTGWTLEEPDVSDTSKFSMLFPTIVKPGKDSKLLKRLPSDLAGRLSRQNSMSSDVIDAISLNNDAGFGDSTTELAEQGLEVGIVRQFPFTSSLQRMSVITRTLGANHYDLYCKGSPEMIHSLSRPESIPPDFAAVLQEYTSEGYRVIAIAHKSLNRLPYAKVQRISREAAEVDLTFLALIIMENRLKPETSPVIAELNTACIKTVMVTGDNILTALSVARDCDMVKPNTPVIAVSMIQQNLLKPQIYFTKSDSQPPPVSPNGQADLSEMTDLNSVVSLETVESGSFGNTKLENDINYLSDEVQYSKNKYVFALTGKTWALIRQYYPELIPKVVTRGAIFARMSPDQKQQLVQELQSLGYYVAMVGDGANDCGALKAAHTGLSLSDTESSVASPFTSRETNISCVLTVIREGRAALVTSFGIFKYMAGYSLTQFISVMLLYSIESNLTDFEFLYIDLFIISLFAFFFGRTKAYEGPLVKMAPLNSLISTSPILSLITQLLIVAIFQYTSFWHLQQMPWFMPFNVTASEDKDDVGCLENYTIFIVSSMQYIILAVAFSKGPPYRKSLFTNYGLLTSFVFLSLFSIYLAVCPFTWLVNIFELVLPDDVGFRFILVGYGAANFVIAILVEYLFVEYLVFGKLRYRWHDVDKSRRKFLAIERDMARDLKWPPISQEPLPETAPNVLIRQNVTEIKIEKRITEPCLPADTSFMNSSSPVCASFKHFGSAREVTLNPRSLFDDCRNTVSMQTVPCFEDKDSSPRQLNAEPTVKRRHNSESENGINRYEKPYMNHNTNPIATLPRNPNTTLQPQKLRDFKDVLVHQSDDRASTNTQSVLELDILPS
- the LOC126850791 gene encoding polyamine-transporting ATPase 13A3 isoform X1, whose product is MPPTPSKLNLSFARNAYSVFGSRNATIANEREQREQKTELLEGTRANGLLHLKNGVDYVNPGEEDQMEIYGYRRSHVWTIIIWFLIIITGGLLRLVFHWVPHLMLQITHFKCPLEEAETVLLIERFQGKHTSYYVKKLRVLTAREVINKSFNEESLIDEVWDGSTITIKEEKETYPMLSVHLCGGQFKQVPSITTFNCKKLTYVWDPERSEFLKLRGLDTNVLVSTLHQAQGLDPQEQYMRRNVYGNNEIVIPVKSIFTLLCLEVLNPFYAFQLFSFCLWIADDYYYYAMVILVMSSAGIIMAVFQTRRNQQSLRSTVHSSDVATVMRDRTTGQTATVPAERLVPGDLLVIPSHGCLMPCDAVLLTGNCILNESMLTGESVPVTKTPVPSSNDVIYDTKEHARHTLFCGTRIIQTRYYGSEKVLAVVIRTGFNTSKGGLVRSIMYPPPVDFKFEQDSYKFVILLACIASFGVIYTIVTKAMRGVHSSHIALEALDLITIVVPPALPAAMTVGRLVAQRRLESKKIYCTSPRTINVSGSIDCICFDKTGTLTEDGLDMWGLVIVSDRKFQLPVKDIASLPLSEVLIGMVTCHGITIIDNQLVGDPLDLKMFESTGWTLEEPDVSDTSKFSMLFPTIVKPGKDSKLLKRLPSDLAGRLSRQNSMSSDVIDAISLNNDAGFGDSTTELAEQGLEVGIVRQFPFTSSLQRMSVITRTLGANHYDLYCKGSPEMIHSLSRPESIPPDFAAVLQEYTSEGYRVIAIAHKSLNRLPYAKVQRISREAAEVDLTFLALIIMENRLKPETSPVIAELNTACIKTVMVTGDNILTALSVARDCDMVKPNTPVIAVSMIQQNLLKPQIYFTKSDSQPPPVSPNGQADLSEMTDLNSVVSLETVESGSFGNTKLENDINYLSDEVQYSKNKYVFALTGKTWALIRQYYPELIPKVVTRGAIFARMSPDQKQQLVQELQSLGYYVAMVGDGANDCGALKAAHTGLSLSDTESSVASPFTSRETNISCVLTVIREGRAALVTSFGIFKYMAGYSLTQFISVMLLYSIESNLTDFEFLYIDLFIISLFAFFFGRTKAYEGPLVKMAPLNSLISTSPILSLITQLLIVAIFQYTSFWHLQQMPWFMPFNVTASEDKDDVGCLENYTIFIVSSMQYIILAVAFSKGPPYRKSLFTNYGLLTSFVFLSLFSIYLAVCPFTWLVNIFELVLPDDVGFRFILVGYGAANFVIAILVEYLFVEYLVFGKLRYRWHDVDKSRRKFLAIERDMARDLKWPPISQEPLPETAPNVLIRQNVTEIKIEKRITEPCLPADTSFMNSSSPVCASFKHFGSAREVTLNPRSLFDDCRNTVSMQTVPCFEDKDSSPRQLNAEPTVKRRHNSESENGINRYEKPYMNHNTNPIATLPRNPNTTLQPQKLRDFKDVLVHQSDDRASTNTQSVLELDILPS